In Spirochaeta isovalerica, one DNA window encodes the following:
- a CDS encoding histidine kinase dimerization/phosphoacceptor domain -containing protein: MTEDPLKILIVDNHPLFLESIGGLLTSPRFDVRKAEGGLEAIDIMDTFKPQIFFIDLIMPYINGDKLSRYIRAQEEFADSFIVILSGIASESEQIDIPSHADAFIAKGPLKLMAGHILDVIDQFSKKKRRSHPENCLGLNEISPRHITKELLFSVKHLEVLLANMREGILEVSGDNRIVYINPAAAEILGTGEFTMLSHNLYDAFTEEEAKFIRSLMDDFDSGKAVSDMVIPVNGHFVRTSIHRISDSSVEAKIIFLNDVTTFKEKEAGLKKALGEKEMLIREVHHRVKNNLNIISGLISLQSSMIADDTAREIMMEIQPRLQSISLVHDKLYKNEDLSNIDLSLYMEELASLLLGMMSGSDFSIDLEVRIPPLSLETDKTVSLGLICAELITNAVKYGFYRDNSEPNLLTISLEENGDGLKRLSVGNNGHPFPENIDIRKGNKLGFQVINLLVDQLNGKIELNRKERTVFTIIFE, from the coding sequence TTGACTGAAGACCCGTTGAAAATCCTCATTGTAGATAACCATCCCCTTTTTCTGGAATCGATCGGAGGTCTGCTCACATCCCCGCGGTTTGATGTCAGAAAGGCGGAAGGCGGACTCGAAGCCATCGACATCATGGATACCTTTAAACCGCAAATATTCTTTATCGATTTGATAATGCCTTATATCAACGGCGATAAACTGAGCCGCTATATCAGGGCGCAGGAGGAGTTCGCCGATTCCTTCATCGTTATTCTATCGGGGATCGCCAGCGAATCGGAACAAATAGACATACCGAGCCATGCCGACGCCTTTATCGCCAAAGGTCCTTTGAAGCTGATGGCGGGACATATTCTCGATGTCATAGATCAGTTCAGTAAAAAAAAGAGGCGAAGCCATCCGGAAAACTGCCTGGGCCTTAATGAGATCTCTCCGAGGCATATCACGAAGGAGCTGCTTTTTTCCGTCAAACATCTTGAGGTCCTGCTGGCCAATATGAGGGAGGGAATTCTTGAAGTTTCCGGTGATAACCGTATCGTGTACATTAATCCCGCAGCAGCGGAAATCCTCGGCACCGGCGAGTTCACCATGCTTTCCCATAATCTGTATGATGCTTTTACGGAAGAGGAAGCGAAGTTCATTAGAAGCCTTATGGATGATTTTGACAGCGGAAAAGCGGTCAGCGATATGGTCATTCCTGTAAACGGGCATTTCGTCCGCACATCGATCCATCGCATTTCAGACAGTTCAGTGGAAGCGAAAATCATTTTCCTCAATGACGTTACCACATTCAAAGAGAAAGAAGCCGGTCTGAAAAAAGCGCTCGGAGAGAAAGAGATGCTCATCCGGGAAGTACACCACCGGGTTAAAAATAATCTCAACATCATTTCAGGTCTTATCAGCCTTCAGAGTTCCATGATTGCCGATGACACGGCCCGGGAAATAATGATGGAGATTCAGCCCAGGCTCCAGTCGATTTCTCTCGTTCATGATAAGCTGTATAAAAATGAGGATCTGTCCAATATCGATCTGAGCCTTTATATGGAGGAACTGGCTTCACTTCTTCTGGGTATGATGAGCGGCAGCGATTTTTCCATCGATCTTGAAGTTCGCATTCCCCCGCTCTCGCTGGAAACGGACAAAACCGTTTCGCTCGGTCTGATTTGTGCGGAGTTAATAACCAATGCTGTCAAATACGGCTTTTACAGAGATAACAGCGAACCCAATCTTCTTACTATCTCTCTTGAAGAGAATGGCGATGGGTTAAAACGGCTTTCCGTGGGCAATAACGGCCATCCCTTTCCGGAGAATATCGATATCAGAAAGGGAAACAAGCTCGGTTTCCAGGTTATCAATTTGCTGGTCGATCAGCTTAACGGGAAAATCGAACTGAACAGAAAAGAGCGGACGGTTTTCACGATTATTTTTGAATAA
- a CDS encoding MFS transporter, with product MTIRQKTAGKAAIALSFIAFISLGMPDGLLGVAWPGIRDTFSLPLDALGLLLLFSTAGYMASSFFSGFLVRRYGIGGLLGLSCSLTAAALMIYFLSPLWYLLLPAVFLGGVGAGAIDAGINTYVEKHYSERMMQWLHASFGVGVTLGPLVMTAGIALTGQWRPGYLIVSLAQFALAIVFFTSLHSWQKDEPADQAREHREKDAAIGETLRQLRALLSMLMFFIYTGVELGLGLWSYSLLTISRGVRPEIAGLVTGSYWAMFTVGRILAGWYTRKMSVRTILYSSIGLALAGTVLVALNPGIWLTIAGIGIIGFAIAPVFPSLISDTGNRVGIRHVSNTIGMQISAAGFGAAVVPSLAGVLARIYGLEVIPLYMMAALALLFLSILISRGHKA from the coding sequence ATGACAATCAGACAGAAAACAGCCGGGAAGGCAGCTATTGCTCTTTCCTTTATTGCTTTTATATCGCTCGGTATGCCCGACGGACTTCTGGGAGTCGCCTGGCCGGGAATCCGCGATACTTTTTCCCTTCCCCTTGATGCGCTGGGGCTGCTTCTCCTTTTCAGTACAGCCGGATATATGGCTTCCAGTTTTTTCAGCGGTTTCCTGGTTCGCCGTTACGGAATCGGCGGGCTCCTGGGGCTCAGCTGCAGCCTTACCGCCGCCGCCCTGATGATCTATTTTCTCTCTCCTCTCTGGTATCTTCTCCTTCCGGCTGTTTTTCTGGGTGGCGTGGGAGCCGGAGCCATAGACGCGGGAATCAATACCTATGTGGAAAAGCATTACAGCGAAAGGATGATGCAGTGGCTTCATGCCAGTTTCGGAGTCGGCGTGACTCTGGGGCCTCTGGTCATGACGGCGGGAATTGCATTGACCGGACAATGGCGTCCCGGATATCTTATTGTCAGTCTGGCTCAGTTTGCACTGGCTATTGTTTTTTTTACCTCTCTTCATTCCTGGCAGAAAGATGAGCCAGCAGATCAGGCCCGGGAACATCGTGAGAAGGATGCAGCCATCGGGGAAACGCTCAGGCAGCTGAGAGCTCTTCTCAGCATGCTGATGTTCTTTATATACACTGGCGTCGAGCTCGGTCTCGGATTATGGTCTTATTCTCTGCTGACCATATCCCGGGGTGTCCGGCCTGAAATCGCCGGTCTGGTTACCGGTAGCTACTGGGCCATGTTTACGGTCGGCCGCATTCTGGCCGGCTGGTATACCAGGAAGATGTCTGTCCGGACAATTCTTTATTCCAGTATAGGATTGGCTCTGGCGGGGACTGTTCTCGTAGCTCTCAATCCGGGGATCTGGCTGACCATTGCGGGAATCGGCATCATCGGTTTTGCCATTGCCCCCGTCTTTCCCAGCCTCATATCCGATACGGGTAACAGGGTCGGTATCCGCCACGTTTCCAATACGATAGGAATGCAGATATCGGCAGCCGGTTTCGGAGCGGCCGTGGTTCCTTCTCTGGCCGGGGTTCTCGCCAGGATCTACGGTCTCGAGGTTATTCCTCTTTATATGATGGCGGCTTTGGCTCTTCTCTTCCTTTCCATCCTTATTTCAAGAGGACATAAGGCGTAG
- a CDS encoding bactofilin family protein, with translation MKKMIFAYYLMVIMAFSTTAILTAESMDFNAGSINVAGNEEESSIVESRDFDGDYFWGGYRIDFRGLADDLYLMGRNIEFEGLSEGTLTAFGDSIKIDGQVGNNLHSAGNDVRITGTISDTAFVAGQDITVTDNAVVEGTLISGSSTLHIMGELRNGLLAGAGEIIIDGPVNGDVNVRTGKLIITERGSIRGNLTYGSNSLLSQEEKARVSGTVKFEENKEIDTEKFSTFKFFACLLFFAGMAVTGFLILLLPVFKEIMAGERDFRSCGKTALWGLIPLFIYPVAVVVTIPLFPLSIGLALAAFPLWMLTIIVGLALAGRMLFRVFKWENQNRFLYFLLAFGIYVILSMVPYLGFLVGLAITALGSGQLIRSTFNTEW, from the coding sequence ATGAAGAAAATGATTTTTGCTTATTACCTGATGGTGATTATGGCTTTTTCAACAACGGCGATTCTTACTGCCGAATCGATGGATTTTAATGCCGGAAGTATAAATGTCGCGGGAAATGAAGAGGAGTCTTCCATTGTAGAGTCCCGGGATTTCGACGGCGATTATTTCTGGGGCGGATACCGGATTGATTTCAGAGGTCTGGCCGATGATCTGTATCTTATGGGTCGCAACATTGAGTTTGAGGGCCTGTCCGAGGGAACTCTTACTGCTTTTGGAGATTCGATTAAAATTGACGGCCAGGTGGGGAACAACCTCCACTCCGCGGGAAATGATGTCCGCATTACCGGTACTATCAGCGATACGGCTTTTGTCGCCGGTCAGGATATTACTGTAACGGATAACGCTGTCGTGGAAGGAACTCTGATAAGTGGATCCAGTACTCTGCACATCATGGGGGAACTCCGCAACGGTCTTCTCGCCGGGGCGGGAGAGATTATCATCGACGGTCCCGTCAATGGGGATGTCAATGTCCGCACTGGGAAATTGATTATCACCGAACGCGGTTCGATTCGTGGAAATCTTACCTATGGATCCAATAGTCTTCTTTCCCAGGAGGAGAAAGCCAGAGTCAGCGGTACGGTGAAGTTTGAGGAAAATAAAGAGATTGATACGGAAAAGTTTTCCACATTCAAGTTTTTCGCCTGTTTGCTCTTTTTTGCCGGAATGGCCGTGACTGGTTTTCTTATTCTTCTGCTTCCCGTTTTCAAAGAGATTATGGCAGGAGAAAGAGATTTCCGCTCCTGTGGTAAAACGGCGCTCTGGGGGCTTATCCCGCTGTTTATTTATCCTGTCGCGGTTGTCGTGACCATTCCGCTCTTCCCCCTGTCTATCGGTCTGGCCCTTGCGGCGTTCCCTCTGTGGATGCTGACCATCATTGTGGGATTGGCTCTTGCAGGACGGATGCTTTTCAGAGTTTTCAAATGGGAAAATCAAAATCGATTCCTGTATTTTCTGCTTGCCTTCGGAATCTATGTGATCCTGTCAATGGTTCCCTATCTGGGATTCCTGGTCGGTCTTGCCATTACGGCGCTCGGTTCGGGACAGTTGATCAGAAGTACTTTTAATACCGAATGGTAA
- a CDS encoding Hpt domain-containing protein codes for MKLLNLAEQAEDIGIDRSSLLSLYYIFINQTETDLKELKQLIAENNRSAIRDKAHHIKGASLNLEIEDMVESARLMVLNCDEGDISPICQELYLQLLTQFQNLKLQIAEEKDLD; via the coding sequence ATGAAACTCTTAAATCTGGCAGAACAGGCTGAAGATATTGGTATAGACAGAAGTTCGCTCCTTTCCCTATACTATATTTTCATTAATCAGACGGAAACAGATCTTAAAGAATTAAAACAGTTGATAGCCGAAAACAACCGTTCGGCGATCAGGGATAAGGCCCATCATATAAAAGGGGCAAGTTTGAATCTGGAGATCGAAGATATGGTCGAAAGCGCCCGTCTGATGGTTCTGAACTGCGACGAAGGGGATATCAGCCCCATCTGCCAGGAGCTGTATCTCCAGCTGCTGACTCAATTTCAGAATCTGAAACTTCAGATAGCAGAGGAGAAGGACCTTGACTGA